In Tautonia marina, the sequence TGTCGTTGTCTTCGAGCGATTCGAGGACCTTCGGCAGGTCTCGGTGCAGCTCGCGGCTGCCGATGAAACGAACGCGGGATTGGGGCATGTCTTCCTCTGTTGCCGTAGTGTGGCCAAGAGAAGGCCAGGGGCGGAACGTCCGGTAAGAGCGGATTGGACGCTCCTTCGACCTCGCGATATGCGAGTTGAATCGTATCGAACGCCCCCCGACCCGTCAATTGAGTCTGGGACGAAGTTTAGAGACTTTCTCGGAAATTGATCATTTCAAGGCCGAACCCCGGGAACGCTTGAAGGCTCGTCCCCCTGATCTCGATCAGGGTCGCGGCCCTCCCGCGTGGGGTCCGGAGCATCGGGCGAGATGGGCAAATCAGGTGCCTCCGGCTCCGGCTCAGGACGAGATTCCGGATCGCTCGGGGGCTCGGAGGGAGCAGGGGAGGGGACCGAAGCGTCGGCACTTGGCTGCTCATCATCCATGCGGTCGAGCACCGCCTGGGCATTGGCGATGAGCTGGAGGAACTCGCGGTCCCCCTGGGCCGGCGTCGTATACGATGTGATCAATTGATGAAGCTGAGCGCGAGCAGGTTCGAACAGCTCATTGCGCTCGTTAATGAGGGCCTGCTGATACAAGTTGAAAGCGATTTGTTTCTGCTCGCGCAGCGCGTCCACTTGCTCTTGCCAGCGCTGCTGGCCGAGCAAGAGCCAGCCCCGTTCTTCGGGGTCGTTGCGGCGAGCGAGTTCCTGGGTAAACCGCTGCCACTGCGCCGCGATCATCGCATGCTGTTCCAGTCGTTCAAACGGAACGATCTCCGACAGGACCGTCTTGTACAGGGCCTCGACCGGGCGATCGGAGCGGGGACGGCCCAGGGGGGTCGGGCTGGCGAGCTGCACAGCGCGGCCCTCGGCCTCGTCCAGGGCGATCCGGTCGCGCCATTCGGCAAACTGCTCGCCGTAGGGGTGGTCGGGGAAGCGCCGCTCGATCGGTTCGACCGCCTCGCTGAAGGCGCGTTTCCAGTCGGGCCGACTGTCGGACTGCATCAGGGTTTCGGCCCGGGCGTAGAGGGTCTCCATGCTCGGCGGCCACATCAAGTAGGTGACCAGGCCGATCAGGGCGACCAGGGCGAGGGCCAGCCCGGCGGTTTCGAGCATCCGGCGTCGTCGAGCGTCCGGGTCCAGGTCGTCGGCGGCGGCTCGGGCCTTGGTCTTGGTCTTGGCCTTGGACCGGGTTTTCGACGGTTTCCGAGGGCGGGACTCGGTGCCGGCGGGCGCCGAGGAGTCGCCGTTCCGCGAGAGCAAAACGGTTCCGCCCTCGTCGGCTACCTTGGCTCGGGCCCGATCGAAGACCATCTCCACCCGATCGCCGCGGCGGTGCCGTTCCCGAAGTTCTTCGAGCTGATAGGCCACCTGCGCGGCGTCCCAGGCCCGATCGCTGGGAGTCTTGGACATCAGGCGGACGACCAGATCGTCGAGGGCCCGGGGGATGTCCGGGTTTTTCTCGCTCGGCCGGGGGGGCGGGGTGTTCAGATGGGCCTGCATCAAGATGACGGGAGAGCTGCCGGCAAACGGTGTCTGCCCCGTGAGCATCTGATAGAGCAGGCAGCCGAGGGCGTAAAGGTCGGTCCAGTGGCTGATCGGGATTTTGCCGTGGATCTGCTCAGGGGCCATGTAGGCAACGGTGCCAAGGGTGCGGCCGGTCTTGGTCAGGTCGGTCGTGGCGTCGAGATCCTTGGCGATCCCGAAGTCGGTCAGCTTGATCTGGCCGTCCTTCGTCAGCATGAGGTTCGAGGGCTTCAGGTCGCGGTGAACCACCTGATGCTCGTGGGCGAACTGAAGGGCCTGGCAGAGTTGAATCCCCAGCTCGACCACCTCGTCCCAGGGCAGGAATCCGCGACGTTCAATGACCGAGTCGAGCGGTTCCCCCTCGACGAACTCCATCGCGTAGTAATAGATGCCCTGGGCCTTGCCGTGGGCGTAGTAGCGGACAATGTTCGGGTGGCGCAACTGGGCCAGCAGCTCCGACTCGCGCTGGAACCGCTTCAGGGCATTGTCGCGAGCAAGATACTCGGCCGAAATGATCTTCACCGCCGCGGTGCGCGTGCGACCATCCTTGAGGTGACGGGTGGCCTTGAAGACCTCTCCCATCGCCCCGGCACCTATTTTGCTCTCAAGCTGAAACGAGCCAAGCCGCTGGCCGATCATGGAAGCTGGACCTGTCGCGATCAAAGCGAGGGTCGGACGGCGAAGACATCCGGGGCGCATCCCTGCCCGCACGATTCCCGGAACACTGTCGGCAACAAGTATAACGGGAAATCCCGCCGGGGAGCGACCCCTTTGATTCGGAAATTCCCAGTCGAGGAACACCACGAGGAGACGGCCTCGAACCTCGGGTTCTCTCGTGTCTTCCACCGGAGCCGTTTCGCCTCCTCGGGCAACCGATCGCCGAGCGAGATCAAACCCAGGAATCACGCCCCGATCTCCCGAGAGCGTGGTCGGGTGCGCCCTCCGGTGCGCGGTCCCGTGCGCCCTTTGGTGCGCTGAGAGATGATCGCGGAGATCTTTGTCGAACAGAGACTTACGCCCAATTCGACCATCCGTTTCGGGAATCGAGGCGGGAGGGCCGAGCTGGAAGATCGACGGCCGGTGGTCGGTGGCTCGCCATTTAACGGTCGAGACGTGGGGAGCCGGATGGCTGGCGACGGTGCGCCTCCCGGTGCGCTGCCTGGTGCGCTGGGCGGCAAACTCGGAAGCCCTTCGGAAGATTGGACTTCCAACACGAATGATCGTTCGTTTCGGGAATCGGGCGCCGGGATGCGGAGCGAGCCGGAGCGGTCGCCGTCGCTGGGGAGTGCATCGCCGGATCGACGAAGGACGCAGGGGCGGATCGGCCGGGGGTGCCGGTCGGTGCGCAGGGCATGCGCGGCTCGGTGCGCTGAGAACCAGTTGCGAAGAACGATGCATGGTAGGAAGTTACGTCAAACCAACCCATTCGTTTCGGGAATGACCAAGAAGTTCCAGGAGCTGCGAAATTGGGTGAACCAGGAGATGAGCGAAACACAAGCACGCAATACTGATCGCAAGCATGATTCGTGAAGCAGGTTTCCCAGGGGGCGGAAAATGCCTCGACAAGATCATCGGGAAAATGCGGGGCGGCAGTCACAAAGGGAAAAAAAATAGGGGGGGGGCAAGGGACCGGTCAAGGCGAGGGCAGGCGGTGGCCGCTATTGGCCTCGAACGCCTCGACGAGGGCGTCTCGGGGGTTCAACTCGGTGTGTCCCCTGGATCGGAGGTGGCCGCGGAACGCCGGCCGGCGTCTCGGACGACGAGGGCCAGCCAGACGAAGGGGCTGAGTGCGCCGAAGACGAGGCCGGCGGTCAGGATCAGCCAGGCCAGGATGAGGGCAAAGCGGAGGCTCGCCAGGATGAGGGCCACGGCGGCGACCACCCCGCAGAACGAACCGATCGAGAGGCGGGGGGGCAGGCCGAGGGGGTCGGACAGGTGT encodes:
- a CDS encoding serine/threonine protein kinase; protein product: MIGQRLGSFQLESKIGAGAMGEVFKATRHLKDGRTRTAAVKIISAEYLARDNALKRFQRESELLAQLRHPNIVRYYAHGKAQGIYYYAMEFVEGEPLDSVIERRGFLPWDEVVELGIQLCQALQFAHEHQVVHRDLKPSNLMLTKDGQIKLTDFGIAKDLDATTDLTKTGRTLGTVAYMAPEQIHGKIPISHWTDLYALGCLLYQMLTGQTPFAGSSPVILMQAHLNTPPPRPSEKNPDIPRALDDLVVRLMSKTPSDRAWDAAQVAYQLEELRERHRRGDRVEMVFDRARAKVADEGGTVLLSRNGDSSAPAGTESRPRKPSKTRSKAKTKTKARAAADDLDPDARRRRMLETAGLALALVALIGLVTYLMWPPSMETLYARAETLMQSDSRPDWKRAFSEAVEPIERRFPDHPYGEQFAEWRDRIALDEAEGRAVQLASPTPLGRPRSDRPVEALYKTVLSEIVPFERLEQHAMIAAQWQRFTQELARRNDPEERGWLLLGQQRWQEQVDALREQKQIAFNLYQQALINERNELFEPARAQLHQLITSYTTPAQGDREFLQLIANAQAVLDRMDDEQPSADASVPSPAPSEPPSDPESRPEPEPEAPDLPISPDAPDPTREGRDPDRDQGDEPSSVPGVRP